A genomic window from Anaerobranca gottschalkii DSM 13577 includes:
- a CDS encoding GNAT family N-acetyltransferase, producing the protein MRIEKDNIVIRSATVDDAIHLNKWWNDGKVMEHAGFPNGLGESLEDTIENIKSRNDELRQLCIIEIDGKAVGELSYRIKGDTAYPGWKICDFNYQNKGYGPKIIMMLFEFLFTDETINSKCPIERIAWDTMLENKRAQYVYENRIGARRVGIRKDCWKDQTGKLRTAVDYEINKEDFFSARK; encoded by the coding sequence ATGAGAATTGAAAAAGATAATATTGTAATCAGAAGTGCTACTGTTGATGATGCTATTCACTTAAATAAGTGGTGGAATGACGGAAAGGTCATGGAACATGCGGGATTTCCCAATGGACTAGGGGAGTCTTTAGAAGATACTATTGAAAATATTAAAAGCAGGAATGACGAATTAAGGCAACTTTGTATTATAGAAATTGATGGTAAGGCTGTAGGTGAATTAAGTTACAGGATTAAAGGAGATACAGCATATCCTGGATGGAAAATATGTGATTTTAATTACCAGAACAAGGGATACGGTCCTAAAATCATTATGATGCTGTTTGAATTTCTTTTTACAGATGAAACCATTAATTCTAAATGTCCAATAGAAAGAATTGCTTGGGATACCATGCTTGAAAACAAAAGGGCTCAGTATGTTTACGAAAATAGAATTGGGGCCCGGAGAGTTGGAATAAGAAAAGACTGTTGGAAGGACCAGACTGGTAAATTGAGAACTGCTGTTGATTATGAAATTAACAAGGAAGACTTCTTTAGTGCCAGGAAATAA